From a region of the Rhipicephalus microplus isolate Deutch F79 chromosome X, USDA_Rmic, whole genome shotgun sequence genome:
- the mbf1 gene encoding multiprotein bridging factor 1, translating to MSETDWDTVTYLRKKPMKASQLRSQQVINAAQRQGVPIETTKKFNAATNKKTVTTLNTAKLDRETEELHHDRIGLDVGRLIQQGRQAKNMTQKELATKINEKPQVINDYEAGRAIPNQQVLAKIERVIGMKLRGKEKGMPLGVEKKK from the exons ATGTCTGAAACGGACTGGGACACTGTCACCTACCTGCGAAAGAAGCCTATGAAGGCTAGTCAGCTGCGCTCTCAACAG GTGATAAACGCAGCGCAAAGGCAGGGAGTCCCAATCGAGACTACGAAAAAAT TCAATGCTGCAACGAATAAGAAGACAGTCACCACCCTAAATACTGCTAAGCTTGAtcgagagacggaggagttgcaTCATGACCGCATTGGCCTGGACGTGGGAAGACTCATTCAACAAGGCAGGCAGGCCAAGAACATGACACAGAAGGAACTGGCCACC AAAATCAATGAGAAGCCTCAAGTGATTAATGATTACGAAGCTGGTCGTGCCATACCAAACCAGCAGGTCCTGGCAAAAATTGAAAGAGTTATTG GCATGAAGCTtcgaggaaaggaaaaaggcatgcCACTGGGTGTCGAGAAGAAAAAGTAG